The Paramisgurnus dabryanus chromosome 17, PD_genome_1.1, whole genome shotgun sequence genome includes the window TACttatttttagctaaaaaatataatcaaaaggtgtaaaaaaattaaaatatatctttatttacactaaatttgtgatCCAGCCAACGTTCTTGGTCaccattttattatttttaactcGACCAGTCTCGACTAGACAAGGTCCGGTTACAGTTttaaggtataccgaggttttaaacagtcaaggtttcagaaccactaaaatgttctgtgatatcgtttccaaggtatgagctgggtttatacaaaatttattaaatcattaaaggaacacgcccacattttgagaatttagcttattcaccatatcccccagagttagataagtccatacatacctttctcatctctgtgtgtgctgtaactgtctgacgcagccccgctagcttagcttagcacaaagactggaagtgaatggctccagctagcatactgctcccaataagtgacaaaataatgcgaacattttcctatttatgtgttgggatttgtatagtcacaccgtgtacaaagaACAAGGTCATATAAGACACCGCCAtcttaacagtatacatactgggaattatattctcagaaggccaagcactgctacttgggcggagtgatttgcacaactctgaccgaactctctgctcctcaccagggggcttctcgggtgctgcaagcaaatcactccgcccagtAGCAGTGCTTGGCCTTCtaagaatatagttcccagtatgtatactgttaagatggctgtgtcttataagaccttgttatttgtacacgtgtgactatacaaatcacaacacacaaataggaaaatgttcatgttattttgtcacttattgggagcagtttgctagctggagccattcttTTCCattctttgtgctaagctaagctagcagggGTTGCGTCAGACAAAGTTATAGCATgcaaggtatgtatggacttatctaactctgggggatacggtgaataagctaaattccccaAATgggggcgtgttcctttaagtcaTGTAATTAAtgtgatgtttacatttaatatacatgaaagcatattataattttaaaggcttgattttgcatttaaaaataacacattttaggttggaatggcaataccgcaacactgtaaaaccgtggtatttttgcttaagGTTATCACACccccagaatcttataccggcccatggcTAGTCTCGACCAATCACATACCCCGCGCACATCCACGTATAAAATTGTGAAACAAGACAATGAAGGTATCTCTGGAGTCATTAAGTAAAGCAAACATTGGATTCGGACGTGCCTCAATGGCTTCCAGCCTTGGAATGCTGCCTCCGAAGGCAGCATTTTAGagatttcggacgcagcctaaGGCTGCTTACAATGCAACCTCAAAATGCATCCTTCTTTCTCCGGGCTGTAAAGGATAGAACAAATGAATCCTTCACAGCCTCGGCAATCACGAGATTCATTGCGCGCCTGTAGTGGCTGATTATAACAGctgaatattttaaaattaacatttaaaaacttttttaaataaaactgtatatttaGAAGAAAAAcgtttcttgtcactgttttagttttagaagtcattttttgtattaacattattttgtgaatgttgcttatattttgatttatttgatATTCTGTTGGtaagtttaatctacatcaatgtgtcatatttaatgaaataaCTCCTCTGAGGGCTAGACTGTGTCATTTTAGTTCTCTTTGTGAACTTCGGAGGGGGACACAGCTAATATCAAAGGGGTACGGTGGCACACAGTAGactgtacccattgacttctatctatagtaggaataacaaatactatggaagtcaatgggtacagtCTACTGTGTGCTTACAAATTATCATTTATGAAAATACCCTATTTAAAAAACATGAGGgtcagtaaatgatgacaattttcatttttgggtgaactagcACTTTAAATGAATTTAAACGGAAACTAGCATGGTTTCTAGGGAGCaaagtttttgttaaaaaaaaagaagtttGTAAGAAGAGATTAATATAATTAAAGGATTTGATGCTCACTCTAGTGATTGTACTTTATTCTGTGTTTTGAATGTCAACGTTCTGGGGTGTGTTTCCCGAAAGCATTGTTTGCTAACCTACTGAACTCTATTGGTAACGACAGAACTTGCGACCATAGTTGCTTTCGCCAAACACACCTCAGGTAGGATTTCAGCTGATAATGCCATAGCAACAGCACGAAGCTACTGGACTGCCGAGTCgctttcaccccaaaatgacaaAGGGCTGCTGCTGGGCACTGGTGTTGCAATGGAATTCTCTATTGAGTTTCGCTTCTTATCAGAATACGTTCTTTGTCACTAGTACCACAAAGTACAAATCCTGAATATTGTCCAAgaatttaaacattatttcttgTACAAAGAACACAAGTGCATTCAGACAGTTAAGCTAATTTTGAAAATGTAGGCAGAACTGCTGGACTCTACACAACTGCATCTTAATCACAAGATCAAAGCGGTTTTCTTCATTACAGTGGTGAGATGTTAAGTACAGTGAGCTTTTATCCACCTCTTCCTTTGGCAAACCTTCAGAAAGAATAATTGCTTTTCACACAGTCTGCAACTTGATTCCTGTGAAGGTTCAGTCTCCTCAATAAATTAGTTATTCCTTAATGGCCACATTTTTCCAGTAAATCATGGTATTTTAAGTTATTTACAGTATGTTATTTCAACCGAATGTCCATGCCTCAAGCTCAAGAATGGAAAAGTCATTGGTCTCGGACAGGCTGCAGTTATTAAAAGTGAAACAAGGGCTGCTTCTGCCAAAATACAACCTTTCATCCACCCACAGACCAAAGTGACCACTGGGAAGAGAGAGaatgagaaaaatcaaatttacAAATTAAATTCAGATGCTTCTGTTGGTTTAAAACACATAACAAAGCAACAGACAACTCTAATTAGTTAATTATTCAAAGTGGCTTACATTGCACTCAGACTTAACATCTTATCAGTATGTGCATTCTCCGGGAATTTAACCCATGACCTCTCCATTGCTAATGCTCTATCATTTTAAGTCAagtcacatttatttgtatttcgCTAATGAAAAACACACATAGCCACTGAAACCACTGTACAGACATCTTGCTGACTGACaatgaatttgtatttgtaacaTGCAAAACCTTCCTGTACCTTCCTCCACCAATGGCAAATGAGTCCAAATCTCCTTTGATGAAGAAGGAATTCTCTCCAGTCCAGCGGAAACACTTCAAAGAAAAAGACCAGCAGGAAAcgtaaaaagtaaagtaaaaaacatTTCCATGAAGAACTCTGGATTGGACAACTGATTTCTTTAATAATAGGTAACAAGGGATTTGTTCAAATATCTTTACCTTAAAGCGAGGATGCGACAGAAACAGGAAGGTCTCTCCTGTCCCGTAAAAAGCCTCACTAGGATGCAGTGGATGTGAGAGGAAGCTCCCAAAAACCTGGAGAAaagtttacttttaaaaatcCAACAAAAGCAAAACAATTAGAACGTTCTTGATCATATATTATTTTTAGTTTTAGGAAAAATTTATGACCTGCTGGTTGTGGTCCTTGATGAGAATCAACACAGGTGAGTCGGTGGTGCTCAGTTTCCTGTAGAGAGTCTTCAGGCTTGCCCCATGTTTGTCTGTGCTGTAAGACAGATGCCACGTGTGTCCTATTGTACGTGGAGGCAGATTTCTCGAGATCTAAAAAAAAACAGGCTAAACAATTAACCTATTTTCTATAGTCCACAGTATCAAATTGGGTGTTTCATGTCCAAAGCTATTAAGATCAGTGTGTGTGGTTATGGCACCTCTTTAATTTGCTGAAGATCCAGTATCACACTCTGGTTCAGTATGTCACTTAGACCTTCTGGTTCAGTAGAAATAGAAGCTCTTGGTCTACTCTCCTCCACCATCTATACAAGAAAACCATGCACATGACTCACTAATACCTTATATTAATACATACTGCACACATAATGGTCATATTTACAAATAAGAAAACAGAAGTGCTATTTCTTGAAACAATAACATATAGCCATTCTTTAACATTGCCACTTGTTTATAACATGATACTAATTTTCCAAAAACTCtctcaaaaaacaaaaacaaaaaaaccctgtaaattaatataaatatgaCCAAAAGGCAACTAAGTAAATAATTCCCTGCAAGGATCTTATTAAATTTGAGAACGAGTTAGTCAAGTGAACGAATGTTGTGATATATTAACTTCTACAATgggtaacattttaaataagttCTTAAAACAGAAAAGTACAGCTTCCATGGGTAAATGATGCAGTACGACAGTTACTTAAAAAACTAGATTTTAAAACCAGATATGACACAGATcttatgttatttaaaggttTACGAAATCAAGTAATAAAAGAATTCCGCAATTTTAAAGCAAACTATTATACGACAATTTTAAATGAAGCTAAAGGAAATTGTAAAGAAATATGAAAACAAAGAAACAGTCTTATTAAACCTAATGCAAATACAAACAATTCATATCAactaaaatgtggaaaaaatatatCAGACACTATTCAAGTTGCTAATgcttttaatcatttttttattaaatccgTTCAAGATATTGCTTCAAAGTTTTAGATGATGAGCCCAATAGAAGCAACTTATACATATTGTCATCAGTAAATGAgaattcttttaaaattagAGAAGTGGATCAGGCAGTGGTATTGAAAGATATTTCAGATCTGAATACCAATTTATCTAAAGACAACTACAACATACAGCAACTTTCCTCAAAAATATGCACAATTTATTATTCAACAATTGACCCACATTATAAATGTCTTTATTAAAACTGGATTTTTTCCAGAGGCCTGGAAAGAGGCACTGTTTAAACCCATCTTTAAGTGCGGGAATACCACAGACATTAGTAGCTATAGACGAATAAGTCTAGATCTGGTAATgtcaaaaatacaacaaaaaaaatAGTTTCAGAACTCAATATCTAGAAATACATCAGTATATACACCCCCAAAAGTATGGTTTCATTCTACTGAATCAGCCATCTGTGCATTACTGGAAAATATTGTGCAGCCACTTGATTAAAGAAACATCGTGGATGTAGTATTCCTGGACTTTCGATACAGTAAACCATGGTCATCTTATCTCAAAACTGTCATCTTATAACATGCCACATCAGGCACTATCATGGTTCGAGTCTTACTTACAAGGTCGAGAACAACGTGTAGATATTAATCATGTAAAATCTGCCCTATGTAAAATTAAGACCGGAGTCCCTCAGGGAACCATACTGGGGCCTGTTCTCTTCAGCCTGTACGTGAACGAGCTGCCCAAAGTTGGCCTTCAAATGTATGCCGATGACACTGTGGTTTATGTGTCTGGCAAAAGCCCTGTTGTTATCGGTAGTACACTAACTAGAAGTCTTGAGAAAGTGTCTAAATAATTGGCTAAATAAATCCTGTTTAACATTTAATCTGAGGAAAACTAAATCTATGTGTTTCTCTATAACAAGAACTCGGACAATAAATGACCTTAACATTAAAATGAATGGCAAACTCATCAATCGGGTAgaacaagaaaaatatttaggAGTGATTTTAGATTCTCAGCAAAATTTTCAAAGTCATATTAAAAACATCTCAAGAAAAATGAAGGTCATTATGAAATGTTTCAGAATCATTAACTGCAGCCTAACATTAGAATGTGCTTATGTCTTTCTGAACACTATGATCCTGTCCCACCTGTCATACTGCACCACTAAACATACTGCCAAACTACCCTAAAGCCTATTGAGAGGCTTTATAACcatgctctaaaaaaataaaaagccgATTCGATTTCATCattgttacattttaaataaacatcaaatTTTAAAATTTGTTAATTTTGTTACTCTCAGATTTATaacttagttttttttaaatgtttgattGGACATGCACCTGAGCCACTTCGGAAATTTGTGAACCCTCCAGATCAACAAGAGCTAAATGTAGCTGGTACATGTGGAAACTGTAAAGTTCCATTCTGCAAAACatcttttgctcaaaatgtattttctgtgaAAGAAGCCAGTCTGTGGAACCGGCTTCCTACAAGTATAAAGACTCTAACTAAACTGTCCACCTTTAAAAAACTAACAGTTCTGTGTGAGTTAGAGTGAATGTGTTAATTTACCACACTTATTTTTCCTGGTTCTAACtggttttaagacattttattatatttactgttttttttacttctttATTATCTTAACTGTTAAAAGCACTAATAGGGACAGGTGTTAAGAAGTAGCCATGGCTATAAACACTGTGATACAGGCATCGGTAATAATCGTTTTTCTTTGTATCTGTCCCTattcaaataaacaataaataaaataaataaacattatctTTTACCTAGCacactacactcttaaaaaattaGGCTTTCATTTATAACCTAAAACACagaatacacttaaaaatattttcaagggACAACTTTTAGTTAATTTAGAGCcttagttaatttatagcatttcTCATTTGTGGCTTCAGTTTCATTGTTATTGTTGTTTGGTTTTCATTCTCACAATCTGATTGGCCAATCAAAACATTTGAGTTAATGACTGACCTCCCAGTCCTCCCCCACCCATCCTTCTCTCGGAGATACGTCCTCTTCCTTTTGCTCCTCCTCATCCAGAAGCACAAAATCTTCATCATCTCTATCTGCTTCGTCCTCCCCACCTCCCTCCAGGATACACAGGTCTGGCCGATGCTGGCTCAGGTAAGCGTACAGCTTGTCTGAACTAAATCAGAAAATGGCAGGGTGAAAGAAATTGAAGTTAGTCAGGAGAGGTGTTTAAAACAAGGTTATAAaggttttacattttttatttccattgtatttaaattttatccttgttattattttttttaaatattttttactatGACTGTTAGTACAGTTTCAATATTTCTGACTTTAAGATACAATCGCTGAGTTTTAGTCTCCTACAACCCCTTTATCAGCACACAAAGCTATAGTTTTTTCTTGTACATTTTAGTAGGCAAAATTTCTGATTTTGGTATCTACATAGGTCCACAGTAAATAAGGTATAGTACCTTTCTTGTTGCATGGTGAACCACGTGTCTCTGGTGGTGATTTTAGATGTATGCAAAGCCCTTCTCTTCCCATGCTGCTGTTTCCATCGAATTCTCACAAACATAAGAGATCCGACTGTACCACTATTTAATGTAGCAGTACAGTAACCTTATTAGCAAAGACAGACAGAACATATGATAGAGAAGTCTTTCCTTATATTGTACTCATTTAACAAGATAATAAAAATCAGTCATAATTTCTCTAAACAATTTCCCCCATCAAGAAGCGGACAACATTTTACTTTTAGCTGAACTAACTCTTTAAATGTTAAAggtcttaaaaaaaatttgtattacCTAACAACTGTCTATTCAAACTTGACTGCTCTTCATTTTTGTGTTCATTTTCACAGTCAGGCCCTCCACAAAAGAAGGTGGCAGTAGCACACAGAATTCTTTCAGACTCCAAACTCTGCTGTATCTCACCTTCATCCATGTCCCCATCTTCCTCCTCTTTCTCCTCAGCCTTTAACCCCATAGTTGCTGGCAGATTGCGAAAGCCAGAGGACTCTGGAGAGGGAACTGCCTCTATAGACGACTTATGGAAGTTCCATTTGATTTGGTTTTGGCTCTGGGTGTTAAATTTGCTCCTGGGTGTCTTACAACTTTGACATCTGGAAAAAGGTTTAACAAATCATGAATGAAGTGTTGAGATCAGTGTCTGTGCAAAGTTATTTTACAAGTTTAAGTGTATAGTTTTTGGAAAATCTTGTTTTGGGTTTCTGATCTACTACTCaacaattacattaaatattaatatttagcATGAAAATATTGACATTATCATAAGGCAATTGTATTGATCAAACCACATTCTCTCTGCCATTGAgttttcataaataaactaaataacttaataaaacaTGTATACTATATGTCCAGTCCTCAAATGAAAATGGAAACAGATCAGATTTTTTTACGCTTTGCTGAGGACTGAGCACCATCAcaactagggatgctaaacaattaatcgcggtTAATCGTTagtagaataaaagtttttgtttacatcacatatgtgtgtaaactgtgtataataaatatgtatatatataaatatgaacacattcatgtataattttaaggaaaaaaaagtatatattaagtatttatatttatatataatataaattatacataaatatagaaatgtatatacacatgtaaacatttctaaaacatatacatgcacgtgtgtacatttatttatacaacgttattatacacagttcacacacatatatgatgtaaacaaaacttttattctgctaacgattaatcacgattaatcgttaagcatccctaatcaCAACAGTAGAGCAGGAAGCACCTGTGTGTGGTCTTATTGAAGTGAATGTGAGAGATGTCTGTGTAGAAAGACACTGAAGCAAGATCATCCAGAGAGCAGGAGAACACATATTCTTCACAGCCATTCTCCTGCACGAGTGGATGACTCTTTTGAGGGTCAAAGAAGATCTTGCTGGACGTCACCAGAAATATCCCAGATACCACACCCTAGTGAGACAGAACCAAAGCTAATACATCTTAACACTACTTACAACTGAGCATTGAAGATGAGACAGCCAGAGTGgctaacaaaataaatgtaaaataatttcaCCTTTCTATCTGTGATATAACGTGAGACCAGCCTTAGGCAAGACATGTCTGCTGGTCCCTCCCCCTGACAACATTCAAATGGGAGAGCCAATAAACACACCTTTCCATCGGATAAAGGCACCGCCTCCACATCCTAAGAGAGATGGATAAACATTACACAAAGGAGAAGAACAGAAGATATTGTGTTTCACAGTGCTCGGTACTACATATTACATTTCAACTTAGTTTGCTGCACAATCAAAAGCTTAGTGTGGCAATTGATGGTACACTTCTAGTTAAATTAGCTTTTGTCAGACCTTTCACTACTGTTACACACCCATGCATTAGCATGAAAGATTTGTAAACACACATCCTCTCAGAAACAGTATCTCACCAACAGCTTGTCATATTCCGCATCTGAAGAGGGGGACACAAGAGCCAATGTTCCCCCAATGGCGCCGTCAACTGAAGAATCGAGGTTGTGTTCCCGCCTTAAGTCAGTTGGCATAGAAGATGAGGCCTTGTTCTTGGGTAACTGTTTGAAACGTTTTATAAGCAGAGACCTAGTCACATACTGACTACGCTGTTTCACTTCTCTTTCACCCTCACTGCTGTACATCCACCGTGTCCTTATTCATTTACCAGTGACAACAGCTGATTGGACAAAGCCACAGCAGACAGATACATAATTCATGCAAACAAGATCATAGGGGTGGGATGAGAGTGGGACTAGGAGATGACTACATGTAACAGCAAACCTGATTACTGGCtccaatttgtttttatatgtgGACTAATCAACCTGGGTCTATCTATTTGtctaaaaatgtacatatttagATACAATAATGTTTACCTTTGGGCCAGTGAGGTTGAGAAGGGGAGGCTCAGCAAGCTGAGATGCCACACTGTACACTGTTGCACCTGGAATAATCTGTTCAAGATATTACATTTAAAGAAATTGACCTTATTTTGTCTTTacaataatttttaaaaaaacacatatatAATAGCCtatgcaaaattaaattaacattatcaaacatgaaataaaactaACAAAAAAACTGACCCTCTCTTTGGTGACCCTCTCTTTTCCCATAAACTAAAAGTTTTTCTTTAGTTCCACAAATGTTACACAATCACACCTGCAAACTCA containing:
- the LOC135727264 gene encoding oxidation resistance protein 1 isoform X2 codes for the protein MDYRVQRDKSRASYFGDVKNRLGTKLPAGISLLPDFVTAPCSIGAQGELEKSVGEDYIKGHHQIRNPKLREYYLQETVFPAEVPTTKTLESCRNNKHEIIPGATVYSVASQLAEPPLLNLTGPKLPKNKASSSMPTDLRREHNLDSSVDGAIGGTLALVSPSSDAEYDKLLDVEAVPLSDGKVCLLALPFECCQGEGPADMSCLRLVSRYITDRKGVVSGIFLVTSSKIFFDPQKSHPLVQENGCEEYVFSCSLDDLASVSFYTDISHIHFNKTTHRCQSCKTPRSKFNTQSQNQIKWNFHKSSIEAVPSPESSGFRNLPATMGLKAEEKEEEDGDMDEGYCTATLNSGTVGSLMFVRIRWKQQHGKRRALHTSKITTRDTWFTMQQESSDKLYAYLSQHRPDLCILEGGGEDEADRDDEDFVLLDEEEQKEEDVSPREGWVGEDWEMVEESRPRASISTEPEGLSDILNQSVILDLQQIKEISRNLPPRTIGHTWHLSYSTDKHGASLKTLYRKLSTTDSPVLILIKDHNQQVFGSFLSHPLHPSEAFYGTGETFLFLSHPRFKCFRWTGENSFFIKGDLDSFAIGGGSGHFGLWVDERLYFGRSSPCFTFNNCSLSETNDFSILELEAWTFG
- the LOC135727264 gene encoding oxidation resistance protein 1 isoform X1 encodes the protein MDYRVQRDKSRASYFGDVKNRLGTKLPAGISLLPDFVTAPCSIGAQGELEKSVGEDYIKGHHQIRNPKLREYYLQAPEVVNQYIVYTGSGTETVFPAEVPTTKTLESCRNNKHEIIPGATVYSVASQLAEPPLLNLTGPKLPKNKASSSMPTDLRREHNLDSSVDGAIGGTLALVSPSSDAEYDKLLDVEAVPLSDGKVCLLALPFECCQGEGPADMSCLRLVSRYITDRKGVVSGIFLVTSSKIFFDPQKSHPLVQENGCEEYVFSCSLDDLASVSFYTDISHIHFNKTTHRCQSCKTPRSKFNTQSQNQIKWNFHKSSIEAVPSPESSGFRNLPATMGLKAEEKEEEDGDMDEGYCTATLNSGTVGSLMFVRIRWKQQHGKRRALHTSKITTRDTWFTMQQESSDKLYAYLSQHRPDLCILEGGGEDEADRDDEDFVLLDEEEQKEEDVSPREGWVGEDWEMVEESRPRASISTEPEGLSDILNQSVILDLQQIKEISRNLPPRTIGHTWHLSYSTDKHGASLKTLYRKLSTTDSPVLILIKDHNQQVFGSFLSHPLHPSEAFYGTGETFLFLSHPRFKCFRWTGENSFFIKGDLDSFAIGGGSGHFGLWVDERLYFGRSSPCFTFNNCSLSETNDFSILELEAWTFG
- the LOC135727264 gene encoding oxidation resistance protein 1 isoform X3, producing MDYRVQRDKSRASYFGDVKNRLGTKLPAGISLLPDFVTAPCSIGAQGELEKSVGEDYIKGHHQIRNPKLREYYLQAPEVVNQYIVYTGSGTETVFPAEVPTTKTLESCRNNKHELPKNKASSSMPTDLRREHNLDSSVDGAIGGTLALVSPSSDAEYDKLLDVEAVPLSDGKVCLLALPFECCQGEGPADMSCLRLVSRYITDRKGVVSGIFLVTSSKIFFDPQKSHPLVQENGCEEYVFSCSLDDLASVSFYTDISHIHFNKTTHRCQSCKTPRSKFNTQSQNQIKWNFHKSSIEAVPSPESSGFRNLPATMGLKAEEKEEEDGDMDEGYCTATLNSGTVGSLMFVRIRWKQQHGKRRALHTSKITTRDTWFTMQQESSDKLYAYLSQHRPDLCILEGGGEDEADRDDEDFVLLDEEEQKEEDVSPREGWVGEDWEMVEESRPRASISTEPEGLSDILNQSVILDLQQIKEISRNLPPRTIGHTWHLSYSTDKHGASLKTLYRKLSTTDSPVLILIKDHNQQVFGSFLSHPLHPSEAFYGTGETFLFLSHPRFKCFRWTGENSFFIKGDLDSFAIGGGSGHFGLWVDERLYFGRSSPCFTFNNCSLSETNDFSILELEAWTFG
- the LOC135727264 gene encoding oxidation resistance protein 1 isoform X4, which gives rise to MDYRVQRDKSRASYFGDVKNRLGTKLPAGISLLPDFVTAPCSIGAQGELEKSVGEDYIKGHHQIRNPKLREYYLQETVFPAEVPTTKTLESCRNNKHELPKNKASSSMPTDLRREHNLDSSVDGAIGGTLALVSPSSDAEYDKLLDVEAVPLSDGKVCLLALPFECCQGEGPADMSCLRLVSRYITDRKGVVSGIFLVTSSKIFFDPQKSHPLVQENGCEEYVFSCSLDDLASVSFYTDISHIHFNKTTHRCQSCKTPRSKFNTQSQNQIKWNFHKSSIEAVPSPESSGFRNLPATMGLKAEEKEEEDGDMDEGYCTATLNSGTVGSLMFVRIRWKQQHGKRRALHTSKITTRDTWFTMQQESSDKLYAYLSQHRPDLCILEGGGEDEADRDDEDFVLLDEEEQKEEDVSPREGWVGEDWEMVEESRPRASISTEPEGLSDILNQSVILDLQQIKEISRNLPPRTIGHTWHLSYSTDKHGASLKTLYRKLSTTDSPVLILIKDHNQQVFGSFLSHPLHPSEAFYGTGETFLFLSHPRFKCFRWTGENSFFIKGDLDSFAIGGGSGHFGLWVDERLYFGRSSPCFTFNNCSLSETNDFSILELEAWTFG